tcaagttaaagggcaaatttatgaattataccaacttttaataatatattatatgatatgatgatatcCACCCCATTCATGAGATGGTGTGCAGGAGGAAAAGATGATGTATTACATCTCAAATTGTTGTCATTTTGCTTATAGACAATGTGGATGCCAAATTCCTTCAACCGAGCACCAGCAAATAGAGTCACTGAAATGCTCATAGAGTCTCCAGTATCCAAGTGCTGTCCTATTTCCCAATGGCATAGCCATGTGATATCTTCACCATTATCTGGAAGGCCCTTAAACGTTGGACTGTATGTCCATCTCAGATCCTTCGTCTTATTTGCTACTCTAACATGAAATTCATTCCAAAATTTGTTTCTCCTCGTACAAATAGGATGTTATGGCATTCTCATAGATAACATATAAGTTCAAACCCTGAATGTCATGATTAGGCACATCAAAACTGATTGATGAAGATCCCGTAGAACTGTAGCTTAGCCAGTCTGGAAGCTCACTTCCATGAAAAGAAGTGCTGAATATACCAAATTCAGAGTGGCCCTGCATATTAAACACAAATATGGAGATGAAAGGAGATTATGTTTTATCCAACTAAATCTTGGTATCTTACTTTCTATATAAGTGTGACGAAAGCAAGAAACTCGTATTTCTTAAccaaatatgaaatataaatggGACTTGTAGGAGATGGAGCAAACCTGTATAGGACCTTTCCATCTTGTTAGAGTCAGACTGTTGTAGAGATCCACTTTCATGTCACTCAAGTTCGGTAATCCGAGAACACTAATTAAATCagtatgaaatgaagaaatacaTCTTAGCTGGAACATTTCCTGAACCTCAATAAATTTGCTGCAACATAGTCCAAGAAAATTCATTGTTGTCAATAAATTTGGTAAATTGTGCATCCGTTGGAGTGAGATGCATTGCCAAGTACTCAAGATTTTCACACTAGCTGGGATCTCTGGAAGATATTCAAGTTGTTCGCAATTTTCTAAATCAAGTTTCCTGAGATTGGTAAGCCTCTTGATGCTTTCTGGTAGACTGTGAATTGGATTCTCACTTAAAAACAAGTTCCGCAGCATGGAGAAATCACCAAGCTCCTCTGGAATCAAATCACTAGATAGACCACATTCAGTAAGACTTAAGGTAACTAATGTATGAGATACCGTAGTTAACAGGATTCCAGGAGATTTTCTTGGGCTTGAGACTGAAGAGCACATCAGCAAATGCTTCTTACTTACGAAAGTAGAAACTTGATTTTTAGCAGTTCCACCGGCATCAAGTTCTAGCAATGACTGCATCTTATTCAGCTCTAATAAAGACCATACAAGTTTTGAGCAACCATACAGTATTATCTTCTCGAGGGAATGAAGATTACTAATACATCTGGGAAGCTTCCTTAGACTTTGGCAGCCTCTTAGGTTCAAAATGAGGAGTCTCTTTAGTCTCCCAATCGATTTATCAATCTCAATCAACCTAGTGTAGTACTTGAGAATTATCCTCTCAAAATTTGGGAGATTTGAAAAGTCAGGGGTGCAGGACAGACCTTCTGAATGATTGAGATTCAGAATCTTCAACGCACTGAGAGTCTGTaagagaacaaataaaaatcagtATCTGACTCATCTATCAATCTTTAAACAATCAACCACTCAAAGGGGTTACAGAAAAAAGGAAACAATTCATAAGAATGTCGAATCTTAGACATGATAG
This window of the Solanum pennellii chromosome 2, SPENNV200 genome carries:
- the LOC114075988 gene encoding disease resistance protein RPP2B-like; this translates as MGREIICQESPKPPERRSRLWHYKDSFKVLKDKNGSDMIQGLNLRSCAEKDKPPRSFHHPTSKEYLQECANIMRKIRLSRQNDPPRQPQPRKVLLYGSNNNNSYSKTVDNINTDSFSGMRKLKLLQLDNLAVKGNYKEFPSGGLEMCHSRLHHLFQGNKTLSALKILNLNHSEGLSCTPDFSNLPNFERIILKYYTRLIEIDKSIGRLKRLLILNLRGCQSLRKLPRCISNLHSLEKIILYGCSKLVWSLLELNKMQSLLELDAGGTAKNQVSTFVSKKHLLMCSSVSSPRKSPGILLTTVSHTLVTLSLTECGLSSDLIPEELGDFSMLRNLFLSENPIHSLPESIKRLTNLRKLDLENCEQLEYLPEIPASVKILSTWQCISLQRMHNLPNLLTTMNFLGLCCSKFIEVQEMFQLRCISSFHTDLISVLGLPNLSDMKVDLYNSLTLTRWKGPIQGHSEFGIFSTSFHGSELPDWLSYSSTGSSSISFDVPNHDIQGLNLYVIYENAITSYLYEEKQILE